The following proteins come from a genomic window of Geomonas sp. RF6:
- a CDS encoding ArdC family protein: MCKTYDVINARITELLEAGTVPWRKTWNAEANVPKNLVSGKEYRGINIFLLGCMTYGSPYWLTFKQATEKGGHVRKGEKSSPVIFWKWIDRKDADGDDAEDTSNGKVPLLRYYSVFNLEQVEGIPSPPSPENIINPFTPIERAEQIIAGMPLRPDIRHGGNEASYSPMLDYVRLPEPSAFQSPEEYYSTVFHELTHATGHASRVGRKGILEPSFFGSHSYSKEELVAEMGAAFLCGIAGIEQGTIVNSAAYIRGWLKALKDDKKMLVMAAAQAQKSSDYILHRKGGEVDQAEDSAE, translated from the coding sequence ATGTGTAAGACCTATGATGTGATCAATGCGAGGATCACGGAGCTTCTGGAAGCTGGTACGGTGCCATGGAGGAAAACATGGAATGCAGAGGCTAATGTGCCGAAAAATCTGGTAAGTGGCAAGGAGTACAGAGGAATCAACATCTTTCTTCTCGGCTGCATGACTTATGGATCTCCGTACTGGTTGACATTCAAGCAGGCAACAGAGAAGGGGGGGCATGTCCGTAAAGGAGAGAAGTCTTCTCCGGTGATCTTCTGGAAGTGGATCGACCGCAAGGATGCCGATGGTGATGATGCGGAGGATACCAGTAACGGCAAGGTGCCATTACTCAGGTACTACTCGGTGTTCAACTTGGAGCAGGTAGAAGGGATACCATCGCCACCATCACCTGAGAACATCATCAACCCATTCACTCCCATCGAGAGAGCAGAGCAGATCATAGCCGGTATGCCATTAAGACCGGACATTAGACATGGTGGTAACGAAGCCTCTTATAGCCCCATGTTGGATTACGTCAGACTACCGGAACCCTCAGCCTTCCAGTCACCAGAGGAATATTACAGCACAGTATTCCATGAGCTTACCCATGCAACAGGACACGCTTCCAGAGTTGGCCGAAAGGGGATACTGGAGCCTTCCTTTTTCGGCAGCCATTCCTATTCGAAGGAAGAACTGGTAGCTGAGATGGGCGCTGCATTCCTATGTGGTATTGCCGGTATCGAGCAGGGGACCATCGTGAATTCCGCTGCCTATATCCGAGGTTGGTTGAAGGCTCTCAAGGACGACAAGAAGATGTTGGTGATGGCCGCAGCCCAGGCTCAAAAGAGTAGCGACTATATCCTCCACCGAAAAGGAGGTGAAGTCGACCAAGCTGAAGACTCCGCAGAATAA
- a CDS encoding EVE domain-containing protein — MKTRLCCLSEEHFNTCVAHKLWGANSTHPKKWDIGDILIFKVDNKLAGVARVIGEAYIDDTKIWDNGLFFYRVELDFERVLTPENRIAFDGEIKDSFISLWGKSYGWVILNKYPLPLSIRDLILSKFKMNA; from the coding sequence ATGAAAACCAGGCTTTGTTGTTTGAGTGAGGAGCATTTTAACACCTGCGTGGCCCATAAACTATGGGGTGCAAACAGCACTCACCCAAAAAAATGGGATATAGGCGATATATTGATATTTAAAGTCGATAACAAACTAGCAGGTGTCGCTAGAGTCATTGGTGAGGCATATATTGATGACACAAAAATATGGGACAATGGTTTGTTTTTTTACAGAGTTGAACTAGATTTTGAAAGAGTATTGACGCCTGAAAACCGTATTGCTTTCGATGGAGAGATCAAAGATTCATTTATCAGCCTGTGGGGCAAAAGTTATGGTTGGGTAATCCTGAACAAATATCCTTTGCCCTTGAGTATTCGTGATCTTATATTGTCAAAGTTCAAAATGAACGCTTAA
- a CDS encoding RipA family octameric membrane protein — protein sequence MTEEEYKAAFGIDPLDRRKAKEALGHALDIRKFEIELYWKRATYFWALIAVAFAGYFAILGSEHLIDKQYLAYIVSCVGILFTWAWFLVNRGSKYWQENWENHVDMLEDVVTGPLYKTVLYRPQEENLTEKYFTGPLPVSASKSNQWVSLFTVCIWVILIIHALPELHFDCTYVVDYYILGRHIVPLAVTLLFGKVMFKWGRTFPGSYDHVAQKRDTKIIPPPP from the coding sequence ATGACAGAAGAGGAATACAAAGCAGCATTCGGGATTGACCCACTTGACCGTCGCAAGGCAAAAGAAGCTTTAGGTCATGCGTTGGATATCAGAAAATTCGAGATCGAACTTTACTGGAAAAGAGCTACCTATTTCTGGGCATTAATTGCCGTTGCCTTCGCAGGATATTTTGCAATCCTAGGCTCTGAACATCTTATAGATAAGCAGTACTTAGCATACATTGTAAGCTGTGTTGGTATTTTATTTACATGGGCTTGGTTTTTGGTCAATCGTGGCAGCAAGTACTGGCAAGAAAACTGGGAGAATCATGTTGATATGCTGGAGGATGTTGTTACTGGACCACTGTACAAGACGGTACTGTATCGACCGCAGGAAGAGAACCTGACTGAGAAATACTTTACTGGTCCCCTGCCTGTATCGGCTTCAAAGTCAAATCAATGGGTTAGCCTCTTTACCGTCTGCATATGGGTAATTCTCATCATCCATGCTTTGCCCGAATTGCACTTCGACTGCACCTATGTCGTTGACTATTACATATTAGGGCGGCACATTGTGCCTCTAGCCGTGACTCTCCTCTTTGGGAAGGTAATGTTTAAATGGGGAAGAACCTTTCCAGGCTCCTACGATCACGTGGCTCAAAAGCGTGATACCAAAATCATACCGCCACCGCCATAG
- a CDS encoding helix-turn-helix domain-containing protein, protein MDKILDTKEIGGKIRMLRKHAGLSQERLAELVGVSFQQIQKYENGSTMLNTDKLQRVANALKVPPSAFFDESTYEKPPLSDRETMLVKAFRTLEDEVIQEGIVKLMVRAGEK, encoded by the coding sequence ATGGATAAGATATTGGACACCAAGGAAATAGGTGGGAAGATCAGGATGCTGCGAAAGCATGCGGGTCTGAGCCAGGAGAGGCTTGCTGAATTGGTAGGAGTATCTTTCCAGCAGATTCAGAAGTATGAGAATGGGAGCACGATGCTCAATACTGACAAGCTCCAACGTGTAGCCAATGCTCTTAAGGTGCCACCTTCTGCCTTCTTCGATGAGAGCACCTATGAAAAGCCCCCACTTTCAGACAGGGAAACGATGCTCGTTAAAGCATTTAGGACCCTTGAGGATGAGGTTATTCAGGAGGGGATTGTCAAGCTGATGGTAAGAGCAGGAGAGAAATGA